In Carya illinoinensis cultivar Pawnee chromosome 7, C.illinoinensisPawnee_v1, whole genome shotgun sequence, the following are encoded in one genomic region:
- the LOC122315528 gene encoding F-box protein At3g07870-like has translation MESKHSSSKAKNVVLEDEGNQKTTDGAGGRGRCYFSELPWHIMLEILLKLHIEAVIRCRYVCKAWRELFLDPSFAKLHCASTPMGVVLQSSLFPHGNSGGLYLLEPQEQEPSSIIAKFNQFPYLESTLVNSCHGLICSCDILMADPIYISNPITGEYLILPKGETKPDFGQFVSGFGFSPKTKQYKVVKYSESLEIYTLGSGTTWRRTEHVPPARHRSLFGTFVNGALHWLVKLPNGSVLIRSFDLDDEKFRTIPLPLSRCSDASFKSSNLGILGDCLSLSSIVMDASGWDIEIWVMKEYGVRESWIRELVIKSTSPWEQGWNPEHVQVINVLKNGEIVINCAGCLVIYNMGQESFRLLKPNGILLTHVNAIAHASSFVSLKDIALGDGSEVGEF, from the coding sequence ATGGAAAGCAAGCACAGTAGCAGCAAAGCAAAGAATGTTGTTCTCGAAGACGAAGGTAACCAAAAAACCACGGACGGCGCCGGCGGCCGTGGCAGATGCTATTTTTCAGAATTGCCGTGGCATATCATGCTGGAAATCTTGCTCAAGCTCCACATCGAAGCAGTAATTCGATGCAGGTACGTATGTAAGGCATGGCGGGAACTATTTCTAGATCCTAGTTTTGCCAAGCTGCACTGTGCAAGCACACCCATGGGTGTTGTGCTTCAATCCAGCTTATTTCCCCATGGCAATTCCGGAGGGCTCTACTTGCTTGAGCCTCAAGAACAAGAGCCTTCTTCTATAATTGCCAAGTTCAATCAATTCCCATACCTTGAATCCACTCTTGTGAATTCATGCCATGGATTGATTTGCTCGTGTGATATTCTGATGGCCGATCCCATTTACATATCAAATCCCATCACGGGTGAGTACTTAATCCTGCCAAAAGGTGAAACAAAGCCTGATTTTGGTCAATTTGTATCTGGGTTTGGGTTCAGCCCCAAGACTAAGCAGTACAAAGTGGTTAAATATTCCGAGTCTTTAGAGATCTACACTCTAGGAAGTGGCACCACTTGGAGAAGAACTGAGCATGTTCCTCCCGCACGCCATCGGAGTTTGTTTGGGACTTTTGTGAATGGAGCTCTTCACTGGCTTGTTAAGCTTCCCAATGGTTCTGTTCTTATCCGTTCTTTTGATCTGGATGATGAGAAATTCCGAACAATCCCACTACCTCTATCTAGATGTTCTGATGCCAGCTTTAAAAGCTCAAACCTTGGGATATTAGGAGACTGTCTTTCTTTGAGCTCCATTGTTATGGACGCGTCTGGATGGGATATTGAAATTTGGGTGATGAAGGAATATGGCGTTAGGGAGTCTTGGATCAGAGAGCTTGTGATTAAATCTACAAGTCCATGGGAACAAGGGTGGAATCCTGAACACGTTCAAGTCATCAATGTCTTGAAAAACGGAGAAATTGTCATAAATTGTGCAGGCTGTCTGGTCATTTATAATATGGGACAAGAAAGCTTCAGGTTGTTGAAGCCTAATGGTATATTGTTGACACACGTTAACGCAATTGCTCATGCTTCAAGCTTTGTTTCTCTCAAAGATATTGCATTGGGAGATGGCTCAGAAGTGGGGGAGTTTTAG
- the LOC122315529 gene encoding putative 4-hydroxy-4-methyl-2-oxoglutarate aldolase 2, producing the protein MALVTTAEVCDANPQLISSGELRALQPIFQIYGRRQVFSGPIVTLKVFEDNVLVREFLEEKGNGRVLVVDGGGSLRCAILGGNPVVQAQNNGWAGIVVNGCIRDVDEINGCDIGVRALASHPMKANKKGMGEKHVPITISGTRISDGEWLYADTDGILISRTELSV; encoded by the coding sequence ATGGCCCTGGTTACAACTGCTGAAGTTTGTGATGCAAACCCACAGCTGATTTCAAGTGGTGAGCTTCGGGCACTCCagccaatttttcaaatatatggcCGTCGCCAGGTCTTCTCCGGACCGATAGTTACCCTCAAGGTGTTTGAAGACAATGTTTTGGTTCGTGAATTTCTTGAGGAGAAGGGTAATGGTCGAGTTCTTGTGGTAGATGGTGGTGGAAGTTTGCGGTGTGCAATATTGGGGGGCAATCCTGTGGTACAAGCCCAGAATAATGGATGGGCAGGAATAGTTGTGAACGGTTGTATAAGAGATGTTGATGAGATCAATGGTTGTGACATTGGGGTGAGGGCTCTAGCCTCTCATCCAATGAAAGCCAATAAGAAAGGTATGGGAGAGAAGCACGTTCCAATCACAATTTCTGGGACTAGGATCTCTGATGGGGAATGGCTTTATGCTGACACCGATGGAATTTTGATTTCCCGAACTGAGTTATCTGTCTAA
- the LOC122316927 gene encoding isopentenyl-diphosphate Delta-isomerase I — protein MGDAPDAGMDAVQRRLMFEDECILVDENDRVVGHDTKYNCHLWEKIQSGNMLHRAFSVFLFNSKYELLLQQRSATKVTFPLVWTNTCCSHPLYRESELIQENALGVRNAAQRKLLDELGIPAEDVPVDQFIPLGRILYKAPSDGKWGEHELDYLLFIVQDVTVNPNPDEVADVKYVNRDKLKELLRKADAGEEGLKLSPWFRLVVDNFLFKWWDHVEKGTVKEAADMKTIHKLT, from the exons ATGGGGGACGCTCCTGACGCCGGCATGGACGCCGTCCAGCGACGCCTCATGTTCGAGGACGA ATGCATCTTGGTAGATGAGAATGATCGTGTTGTTGGTCATGATACGAAATAcaatt GTCACTTGTGGGAAAAAATTCAATCCGGAAATATGCTACATAGAGCTTTCAGTGTATTTCTTTTTAACTCAAAATATGAGTTACTTCTTCAG CAACGGTCTGCAACAAAGGTAACATTCCCTCTTGTGTGGACGAATACCTGCTGCAGCCATCCATTATACCGTGAATCTGAGCTTATTCAGGAGAATGCCCTTG GTGTAAGGAATGCTGCACAAAGAAAGCTCTTGGATGAACTGGGCATTCCTGCTGAAGATGTGCCGGTTGATCAGTTCATCCCACTGGGCCGCATACTGTACAAGGCACCTTCTGATGGCAAATGGGGGGAGCACGAAC TTGATTACCTCCTTTTCATTGTCCAAGACGTTACTGTCAATCCAAACCCTGATGAAGTAGCCGATGTCAAATATGTGAATCGAGATAAATTGAAAGAGCTGTTGAGGAAAGCAGATGCTGGTGAGGAAGGTTTGAAGCTGTCCCCTTGGTTCAGGCTAGTCGTGGACAATTTCTTGTTCAAGTGGTGGGATCATGTTGAGAAAGGAACTGTCAAGGAAGCTGCTGACATGAAAACCATTCATAAGCTGACTTGA